Proteins from a single region of Phyllopteryx taeniolatus isolate TA_2022b chromosome 10, UOR_Ptae_1.2, whole genome shotgun sequence:
- the dusp1 gene encoding dual specificity protein phosphatase 1 → MYLDLTFLCRRPTMVIMEVPTIDCASLRNLLEADADAPGCLVLDCRSFLSFNASHIAASTNVRFSTIVRRRARGGLGLEHIVPNEDTRSRLLSGEYQSVVLLDDHSYDLSQAKKDGTLMLAVAALCRHPCGASVFILKGGFDTFSKEYPDMCTKPSPSPGLSLPLSSSHPGSADPSCSPCNTPLYDQGGPVEILPFLYLGSAYHASRKDRLDMLGITALINVSANCPNHFEDSFLYKSIPVEDNHKADISSWFNEAIEFIDSVRNNGGRVFVHCQAGISRSATICLAYLMRTNRVKLDEAFEFVKQRRSIISPNFSFMGQLLQFESQVLASSTCSSEAGSPAIGNGSSVFNFPVSIPVHSSASQLSFLHSPITTSPSC, encoded by the exons ATGTATTTGGATTTAACTTTTCTTTGCCGTCGCCCTACTATGGTCATAATGGAGGTGCCCACCATCGACTGTGCGTCCCTCCGTAATCTGCTGGAGGCCGACGCCGACGCTCCGGGCTGCCTGGTGCTGGACTGCCGCTCTTTCCTGTCCTTTAACGCGTCCCACATCGCGGCCTCCACTAATGTCCGCTTCAGCACCATCGTGCGACGACGAGCCAGGGGCGGCCTGGGGCTCGAACACATTGTCCCCAACGAGGACACCAGGAGCCGGCTCCTATCCGGCGAGTACCAGTCGGTGGTGCTTCTGGACGATCACAGTTATGACTTAAGCCAAGCCAAGAAAGACGGGACCTTGATGCTGGCTGTGGCAGCCCTCTGCCGGCACCCCTGTGGAGCAAGTGTCTTTATACTTAAAG GTGGGTTTGACACATTTTCCAAAGAGTATCCAGACATGTGCACCAAGCCATCTCCCTCACCGGGGCTCAGTTTACCTCTGAGCTCCAGCCACCCAGGAAGTGCAGACCCGAGCTGTAGTCCATGCAACACACCACTTTATGACCAG GGCGGTCCTGTGGAGATCTTGCCCTTCCTGTACCTGGGTAGCGCTTACCATGCTTCCCGAAAAGACAGGCTGGACATGCTGGGGATCACTGCCCTTATAAACGTCTCCGCCAACTGCCCCAACCACTTTGAGGACTCATTTTTGTACAAGAGCATCCCTGTAGAGGACAACCACAAAGCGGATATAAGCTCCTGGTTCAACGAGGCGATTGAGTTTATCG ATTCGGTTAGGAATAACGGTGGTCGTGTGTTCGTCCACTGTCAAGCGGGCATCTCCCGGTCAGCCACCATCTGCCTCGCCTACCTCATGCGCACCAACCGCGTCAAACTGGACGAGGCCTTCGAGTTCGTGAAGCAGCGCCGCAGCATCATCTCACCCAACTTCAGCTTCATGGGACAGCTCCTCCAGTTCGAGTCTCAGGTGCTAGCCTCCTCAACTTGCTCGTCGGAGGCCGGGAGTCCGGCCATCGGCAACGGCAGCTCCGTCTTTAATTTCCCAGTGTCCATCCCAGTGCACTCATCTGCCAGTCAGCTCTCCTTCCTCCACAGTCCCATCACTACCTCTCCTAGCTGCTGA